A window of Alphaproteobacteria bacterium contains these coding sequences:
- a CDS encoding AMP-binding protein — protein MGGIDYFDRGWRLVGDGPFLTNGESGETLSYDEVRTLTFQAANGLHAEGFQPGDHGAVLSTNDAQAFVCSLGLLRAGLAWIPINPRNSVADNAQILDRFDCSVLFYLSPFAEAVDEIRAQAPGIKKFICIDTASGSATGDDPAFLDWVSGYPADPVDVPDDPDGIFALQPTGGTTDLPKGVLMTNRGIENLVANMLAVAPLANPPVNLAAAPLTHASGFLMYYIMAAGGRAVILPKADPKGILEAIPKFGITNFMTPSTLLYMLLAEPGARTLDFSLLEYIFYGAAPTAPEKIREAIKVFGPVMFQIFGQTETMFPNTCLSREDHFVAGEIAPPDRLTSCGRQAPFCKLAIMDEDGTLLPPGEVGELVYRGAGLMLGYYKNPVATAEAAGFGWHHTGDIARMDEDGYVFIVDRKKDMIISGGFNVFSVEVEAAVLTMPAIRDCAVIGAPDEKWGEAIVACVELKAGESMEAEEIIAHCK, from the coding sequence ATGGGCGGCATAGACTATTTCGACCGCGGCTGGAGGCTGGTGGGAGACGGCCCGTTCCTGACCAACGGCGAAAGCGGCGAGACGCTAAGCTACGACGAGGTGCGAACCCTCACGTTTCAAGCTGCCAACGGCCTGCACGCCGAGGGCTTTCAGCCCGGCGACCATGGCGCCGTGCTCAGCACGAACGACGCCCAGGCTTTCGTCTGCTCGCTCGGCCTGTTGCGCGCAGGCCTGGCCTGGATCCCCATCAACCCGCGCAACTCGGTGGCCGACAACGCCCAGATCCTCGACCGCTTCGACTGCTCGGTGCTCTTTTACCTCAGCCCCTTCGCCGAGGCCGTCGACGAGATCCGGGCCCAGGCACCCGGCATCAAAAAGTTCATCTGCATCGACACTGCCTCGGGCAGTGCCACGGGCGATGACCCGGCGTTCCTGGATTGGGTGAGTGGATACCCCGCCGACCCCGTGGACGTTCCCGACGACCCCGACGGCATCTTCGCGCTGCAGCCCACCGGCGGCACCACGGACCTGCCCAAGGGCGTGCTGATGACCAACCGCGGCATCGAAAATCTGGTGGCCAACATGCTGGCCGTGGCGCCGCTGGCGAACCCGCCCGTCAACCTGGCGGCGGCGCCGCTGACCCACGCCAGCGGCTTCCTGATGTACTACATCATGGCCGCCGGCGGCCGGGCGGTAATCCTGCCCAAGGCCGATCCCAAGGGGATACTCGAGGCCATCCCGAAATTCGGCATCACCAACTTCATGACGCCGTCGACGCTGCTGTACATGCTGCTGGCGGAACCGGGCGCCCGGACCCTCGATTTCTCCTTGCTGGAATACATTTTTTACGGCGCCGCGCCCACCGCGCCGGAAAAGATCCGCGAGGCCATCAAGGTTTTCGGCCCGGTGATGTTCCAGATCTTCGGCCAGACCGAAACCATGTTCCCCAACACCTGCCTCAGCCGCGAGGACCATTTCGTGGCGGGCGAAATCGCGCCGCCCGACCGCCTGACGAGCTGCGGCCGACAGGCGCCTTTCTGCAAGCTCGCCATTATGGACGAAGACGGCACGCTGCTGCCGCCGGGCGAGGTCGGCGAGCTGGTCTACCGCGGCGCCGGCCTGATGCTGGGCTATTACAAGAACCCGGTAGCCACGGCTGAAGCGGCGGGCTTCGGCTGGCACCACACCGGCGACATCGCCCGCATGGACGAAGACGGTTACGTTTTCATCGTCGACCGCAAGAAGGACATGATCATCTCCGGCGGCTTCAACGTCTTCTCGGTCGAGGTCGAGGCCGCGGTCTTGACCATGCCGGCCATCCGCGACTGCGCCGTCATCGGCGCGCCCGACGAGAAGTGGGGCGAGGCGATAGTCGCCTGCGTCGAGCTTAAGGCCGGCGAAAGCATGGAGGCCGAGGAGATCATTGCGCACTGCAAG
- a CDS encoding thiolase family protein gives MRDVYIAGIGSTVFGKHPERSLRDLGHEACRAALDDCGIARAAITAGFCGNALAPALQGETTVGQNVFWEVGLAGIPVINTENACASGSTALHLGWQAVTAGFHDAVIVAGVEKSVMPKGTPLKVGMAELETQLGDIFPGAFALIAQKHMAAFGTTVEQLAQVSVKNHFNGTLNPYAQFQKPLTVEEVLASPMIADPITLYSCCPNTDGAAALILCDEATAKKTERPAVRVAASVLTSGTYDTGRDITGWEAEERCAALAYEQAGLGPEDMDVIEVHDAFTISEIVHYEGLGLCPRGEGGRLIADGTTALDGAQPVNPSGGLLSKGHPVAASGVAQIVEIVEQLRGTAGKRQVAGARTGLAQIMGGAKDNDVRAATIHVLQKD, from the coding sequence ATGAGAGACGTCTACATCGCCGGCATCGGCTCCACCGTTTTCGGCAAGCACCCCGAGCGCAGCTTGCGCGACTTGGGCCATGAGGCCTGTCGCGCCGCCTTGGACGATTGCGGTATCGCGCGCGCCGCCATCACCGCCGGCTTTTGCGGCAACGCCCTGGCGCCCGCGCTGCAGGGCGAAACCACGGTGGGCCAGAACGTCTTCTGGGAGGTCGGCCTGGCCGGCATTCCGGTGATCAACACGGAAAACGCCTGCGCCTCGGGCTCGACGGCGCTGCACCTGGGCTGGCAGGCTGTGACGGCGGGCTTCCACGACGCCGTTATCGTCGCCGGCGTGGAAAAAAGCGTCATGCCCAAGGGCACGCCCTTGAAGGTGGGAATGGCCGAGCTCGAGACCCAGCTCGGCGACATTTTTCCCGGCGCTTTCGCGCTGATCGCCCAGAAGCACATGGCAGCCTTTGGCACCACGGTCGAGCAACTGGCCCAGGTTTCGGTCAAGAACCACTTCAACGGCACCCTCAACCCCTACGCCCAGTTCCAAAAGCCGCTGACGGTGGAAGAAGTTCTGGCCTCGCCGATGATCGCCGATCCCATCACGCTTTATTCCTGCTGTCCCAACACCGACGGCGCCGCGGCCCTGATCCTTTGCGACGAAGCCACGGCCAAAAAAACGGAAAGGCCCGCCGTGCGGGTGGCGGCCTCGGTGCTGACCAGTGGCACCTACGACACCGGCCGCGACATCACGGGCTGGGAGGCCGAGGAACGCTGCGCCGCCCTGGCCTACGAACAGGCCGGGCTGGGACCTGAGGACATGGACGTGATCGAGGTCCACGACGCCTTTACCATCTCCGAGATCGTGCACTACGAGGGCTTGGGGCTGTGTCCCCGCGGCGAGGGCGGCCGCCTGATCGCCGACGGCACGACTGCCTTGGATGGGGCGCAGCCGGTAAACCCCAGCGGCGGGCTTCTATCCAAAGGCCACCCCGTGGCCGCCTCGGGGGTTGCCCAGATCGTCGAGATCGTCGAACAGCTCCGCGGCACCGCCGGCAAGCGCCAGGTCGCGGGCGCCCGCACCGGCCTGGCCCAGATCATGGGCGGAGCCAAGGACAACGACGTCCGCGCCGCCACCATCCACGTGCTGCAAAAGGATTAG
- a CDS encoding OB-fold domain-containing protein, which yields MSEPVALRADLFEFPPAEGQAPALLVSHCTACGRRYFPRRAECPACGPGSLEDTTSGKRGTVYASTIVRVPSPAGLKPPYAYGYVDLEPDGPRVFALFTGAEPESFSPGSPVELVLEEIIANREGQSVIGHKFRPVA from the coding sequence ATGAGCGAGCCCGTGGCGCTACGCGCCGATCTTTTCGAGTTTCCGCCGGCCGAGGGGCAGGCTCCGGCGCTGCTGGTCAGCCACTGCACGGCCTGCGGCCGGCGCTACTTTCCGCGCCGCGCCGAGTGTCCGGCTTGTGGTCCCGGCAGCCTCGAGGATACGACCAGCGGCAAGCGCGGCACGGTCTACGCCAGCACCATCGTGCGCGTGCCCTCGCCGGCCGGCTTGAAGCCGCCTTACGCCTACGGCTACGTCGACCTCGAGCCCGACGGCCCGCGGGTTTTTGCCCTCTTTACCGGGGCCGAGCCCGAGTCCTTCAGCCCCGGCAGCCCGGTCGAACTGGTGCTCGAGGAAATCATTGCCAACCGCGAGGGCCAGTCCGTGATCGGCCACAAGTTCCGCCCCGTCGCGTGA
- the fabG gene encoding 3-oxoacyl-ACP reductase FabG, producing the protein MRLEGKTAIITGAGGDLGRGTALRLAEEGARVLVNDIRLESAEETVALVEKAGGQAIANAADITDAEAVGAMVDQALGAWGQVDILVNNAGDIRDSLIAKMSEEAWDWVLDLNLKGSFLCTRAVAPHMIERTSGRIVNLSSLAYKGNIGQANYVAAKSGIVGLTQASGLEFARYGISVNCVAPGLIDTPKTDTLDQATRERLVRLTPMRRMGDIVDIANAILFFVSDEAKYVTRQVIHVSGGMEGF; encoded by the coding sequence GTGAGATTAGAAGGCAAAACCGCGATCATTACCGGAGCGGGCGGCGACCTGGGGCGGGGCACGGCGCTCCGCCTGGCCGAGGAAGGCGCCCGCGTGCTGGTCAACGACATCCGGCTCGAAAGCGCCGAGGAGACCGTGGCCCTGGTCGAGAAGGCCGGCGGCCAGGCCATCGCCAACGCCGCCGACATCACCGATGCCGAGGCCGTGGGCGCCATGGTGGACCAGGCCCTGGGCGCCTGGGGCCAGGTCGACATCCTGGTCAACAACGCCGGCGACATCCGCGACTCTCTCATCGCCAAGATGTCGGAAGAGGCCTGGGACTGGGTGCTCGACCTCAACCTCAAGGGCAGCTTTCTTTGCACCCGGGCGGTGGCGCCGCACATGATCGAGCGCACCTCGGGCCGCATCGTCAATCTGAGTTCCTTGGCCTATAAGGGCAACATCGGCCAGGCCAACTACGTCGCGGCCAAGTCGGGAATCGTCGGCCTGACCCAGGCCAGCGGCCTCGAATTCGCGCGCTACGGCATTTCGGTCAACTGCGTGGCACCGGGCCTGATCGACACGCCCAAGACCGATACGCTGGACCAGGCCACCCGCGAGCGCCTGGTGCGGTTGACCCCCATGCGGCGGATGGGCGATATCGTCGACATCGCCAACGCCATTCTCTTTTTCGTCTCGGACGAGGCCAAGTACGTCACCCGCCAGGTAATCCACGTCAGCGGCGGCATGGAGGGGTTCTGA
- a CDS encoding long-chain-fatty-acid--CoA ligase translates to MHVIGDIVRLNAKRFASKDALIFDDRRISHGELNAEVNRCAHGLLSSGVEPGDRVAMLTLNCLECVVINYAAAKCGAIVVPINFRYQKDELVYVVNDTGPKVLLFGAEARDLVADARTDFDAAIDLIAISGEPLDPGRSLSELISRQADSEPDVEVAPDAPFTITYTSGTTGKPKGVLASHQAYLDIYQGMAVEGDVEPGEVTLVALPLFHTAGMHALVGPTLLRGGTAVILGAGFDPDQVLEAVSRHGVTLTMWVPTMLAMLVNHPGVANYDIAQLDKIWYGSSPITPTLLKASQDLFGARFYQWYGQTETGMVSVLRPEDHHEQSQCTGREMFNAELRVVDEQGRDTPVGEVGEIISAQRSLGMIGYHNQPQATADTVRGGWIHTGDLARVEEGGLFTIVDRLRDMIISGAENIYPKEVEDAIAAHPAVLEVAVFGIPDEVYGESVSAAVALKQGASASADDIVAHCAERLARYKKPKQVEFHAELPKNAMGKVTKNVLREPHWAGRDKKI, encoded by the coding sequence ATGCATGTCATCGGTGACATTGTCCGGCTGAACGCCAAGCGGTTTGCCAGCAAGGATGCGCTGATATTTGACGATCGCCGCATCAGCCACGGCGAGCTCAACGCCGAAGTCAATCGCTGTGCCCATGGGCTGCTGTCCAGCGGCGTGGAGCCGGGCGACAGGGTGGCGATGCTGACCTTGAATTGCCTGGAATGCGTCGTCATCAATTACGCCGCGGCCAAATGCGGCGCCATCGTCGTGCCCATCAACTTCCGCTACCAAAAGGATGAACTGGTCTATGTCGTCAACGATACCGGTCCCAAAGTGCTGTTATTCGGTGCCGAGGCGCGGGATCTGGTGGCCGACGCCAGGACCGATTTCGATGCGGCGATCGACCTGATAGCGATCTCCGGCGAGCCCCTCGATCCGGGACGCAGCCTGAGCGAATTGATTTCGCGGCAGGCGGATTCGGAGCCAGATGTCGAAGTGGCCCCGGACGCGCCCTTCACCATTACCTATACCAGCGGCACCACCGGGAAACCCAAGGGCGTGCTGGCCTCTCACCAAGCCTATCTCGACATCTACCAGGGCATGGCCGTCGAGGGTGACGTCGAACCCGGCGAGGTGACGCTGGTGGCTCTGCCGCTATTCCACACCGCGGGAATGCACGCCCTGGTCGGACCGACGCTGCTGCGCGGAGGCACGGCCGTGATCCTGGGTGCCGGGTTCGATCCCGACCAGGTCCTGGAGGCGGTGAGCCGCCATGGCGTGACGCTGACCATGTGGGTGCCGACCATGCTGGCCATGCTGGTCAACCATCCCGGCGTGGCCAACTACGACATCGCCCAGCTCGACAAGATTTGGTACGGCTCATCGCCCATTACGCCGACGCTGCTGAAGGCATCCCAGGATCTTTTCGGCGCCCGGTTCTACCAGTGGTACGGCCAGACCGAGACCGGCATGGTTTCGGTCCTGAGGCCAGAAGACCATCATGAGCAATCCCAGTGCACAGGTCGCGAAATGTTCAACGCCGAGCTCAGGGTGGTGGACGAGCAAGGGCGGGATACGCCGGTCGGCGAGGTGGGCGAGATCATTTCCGCCCAACGCTCGTTGGGCATGATCGGCTACCACAACCAGCCCCAGGCCACAGCCGATACCGTGCGCGGCGGCTGGATCCATACCGGCGATCTGGCGCGGGTCGAAGAGGGTGGCTTGTTCACCATCGTCGACCGGCTGCGCGACATGATCATCAGCGGTGCCGAGAACATCTATCCCAAGGAGGTCGAGGACGCCATCGCCGCCCATCCGGCGGTGCTCGAGGTGGCGGTATTCGGCATACCGGACGAGGTCTACGGCGAATCGGTCTCTGCCGCCGTGGCGCTCAAGCAGGGCGCAAGCGCCTCGGCCGACGACATCGTGGCGCACTGCGCCGAACGCCTGGCCCGTTACAAGAAACCGAAACAGGTCGAGTTCCATGCCGAGCTACCCAAGAACGCCATGGGCAAGGTGACCAAGAACGTACTGCGCGAGCCCCACTGGGCGGGCCGCGACAAAAAAATCTAA
- a CDS encoding glutamate mutase L codes for MALAGDIIMPTPMAVLKAASLLADGSAGEEGLGELIVVDVGGATIDVHSIAEGGPRRTGTVVKGLRDPRAKRTVEGDLGIRHNARSILELAGEQMILDNMPPPAGPEAARIDLDRATKELHHDVAALPGSEAEHLVDIGLASAAVGIAAKRHAGSIEEIYFPTGKARVQYGKDLTGVRCLIGTGGVFAHGRSGYWILRAGCFDGSAPASLLPAAPELFLDQHYILFAIGLLAGKYPGPALRIMKRALKKEEHPLRAQGWWRRGEKISAGR; via the coding sequence CTGGCACTTGCCGGCGACATCATCATGCCGACCCCCATGGCGGTTCTCAAGGCGGCCTCTCTGTTGGCCGACGGCAGCGCCGGCGAGGAGGGATTGGGTGAGCTGATTGTCGTCGACGTCGGCGGCGCGACGATCGATGTGCACTCGATTGCCGAGGGCGGACCCAGGCGCACCGGCACCGTGGTCAAGGGTCTCCGCGATCCCCGCGCCAAGAGGACCGTGGAGGGGGATCTCGGCATCAGACACAACGCACGGTCCATACTGGAGCTGGCTGGGGAGCAGATGATTCTCGACAACATGCCCCCCCCGGCCGGCCCCGAAGCTGCAAGGATCGACCTTGACCGGGCGACCAAGGAGCTGCACCACGACGTTGCCGCGCTGCCCGGCAGCGAAGCGGAGCATCTGGTCGATATCGGGCTGGCCAGCGCCGCCGTGGGCATCGCCGCGAAGCGGCACGCCGGCAGCATCGAGGAAATCTATTTCCCCACCGGCAAGGCCCGGGTTCAGTACGGCAAGGATTTGACCGGGGTTCGCTGCCTGATCGGCACCGGCGGGGTATTTGCCCACGGCAGGTCGGGGTATTGGATTCTTCGGGCCGGCTGCTTCGACGGCAGCGCGCCTGCGTCACTGCTGCCCGCCGCCCCTGAGCTGTTCCTGGACCAGCACTACATCCTGTTTGCCATCGGGCTGCTGGCCGGGAAATATCCCGGGCCGGCCTTGAGGATCATGAAGCGGGCACTCAAGAAAGAAGAACATCCGTTGAGGGCGCAGGGTTGGTGGCGCCGGGGCGAAAAAATATCTGCAGGGAGGTGA